The following coding sequences lie in one Epinephelus moara isolate mb chromosome 17, YSFRI_EMoa_1.0, whole genome shotgun sequence genomic window:
- the LOC126404439 gene encoding NACHT and WD repeat domain-containing protein 2 isoform X1, which produces MKRMNPRWKSPPMWPSGVGSRQPCPRESALRKAAISGNINALPHHVPTGRSVRVFICANPDDTEAERNALKEHVYPKLRDFCRENYGIEFQVVDLYWGVDPEEWDSPELQRLRMKLLEECLKTSAGPCFVGLVGEKYGSIRVPGEVESAEFEMILDAAVEAGLDTHILEEWYCRDENSVPPAYYLKPKAQMLKNYQNSMESSSAAKTKNDKAWRNVSEEIKRIFRTAVLQLQEKGTMKSAQAKKFLCSALEDELDFALGKQTPAFLRKCVCYIRKISNFDRFAKIPEMTRYMDIVVSGDRIMRNQEAYERLLKVRDEFIPTVVAASNLRVYSSVTHCDMKLGYSQEVESHYVEGLCKQFYEDMVDIIQATVQQNFDTETDPLYDEILQHLSLCKSYAALYEFKAESLDYVQEYLMPSKGSRMSPMVVYGGPCTGKTLLLSEVAKQAYTWLQKEMGPETDPVVIVRFIGSSQLSTDLRSLLQSICEQIAINYRCLIHFLPNKIQEMRELLINLLGESSFHRPLVIVLDALEQLADGDEVRKLWWLPVHLPRTVRIVVSTLPNKHGILQKLRQLIHDEGYYVELCQRDRKVCSQTLKQQLLGVKRKVTSGQQIYVNEALAKCTLPMFVNLIYREVVHWRSHKDVDDRSLCSTVHESIEQLFYSVENKLGQRFVFRALGYITMAKAGLTEVELEDILSLDNIVLGDVIVATYLKNPLRISYDLVARLKEELDGYLVERQVRNVTLMVWANRHLHLIAQKLYLSNEEDVHQMHSLLAEYFLGAWSGGRKKIFTYDNNHFTSLNISHHKNPHHQQAHEKASSDKYSYDRQTPEQPWVFQCNLLEPDIFFVNHRKMTELVYHLTRSGRTDDLMFGVIMNFSWLYTMIKIGQFEKALTDIDLAYSYTQEKELKFLATTLRSIKVKVLKNPASLSAELQQRLLPVVTSLPKLRHLLLECDKDGPKYCSIVPLHSSMDVTYSPERLPLCSSYMQIVEILPTLAPNIVLVALEDGSVSTWDVESRQLLRQIDTARSVVLGIRLTTDEKYLVVATTKNTLLIYDNHKSCLLSEVEIKGSKHGGVAGGVAFINGFTLSTHHALAWLEASKDVNVIDLLYGWPLYQFHCWYEVTCVQCSPDGMYAFCGQYLNTASIFHLGNGDKLATVTSEFSGGFVKSILVLDTLNQMVMVDNEGSLSVWNTKEITNPRLMEDYDCRGDDSEVVGIELSEDQRSILICKARSIEVLDTKVWKMVEKFKAKRTERFVAAVLSKNGQSIVASMENTSSIFVWRRDSGQCMASLIEISGAIVKLIKSAHHNLLLSVASSGVLSVWDIDIITAMSNIDKTGKKIQTLQLSGREDYVFTMDGSEAVHKWNFSTGFIETVFKHEGIVENCVLTSSGDLMVTSDDKSSQYIWQTNTGENIFRINGQRISQLLITHNDQFVVSLCEQNASRVWRLGTGHKVCNILVTLQNALITTANTFLVGTSKNKLLAVSLWSGSVSKKFVCDDGITIVNFKLIPDCPDCVVFITSTETVFIWSVADESVCRRVQLPTNFLKNLEDFQISPNGKLGIVSKGDENINVLDLHSGKLRLVHAAGIIWRQKLSRDGRYLVYVCFRNCDEDDDAGVVSNLIVMRLADGKSIGTCSLYKTPTFLSLSQRALNIIIGFEDGSIGTYTVVDRVDAALKIKIATSNSRQIVNNASQKVRPKCGNHSFKTVADCIWRESTEVFSRDSPINVSDSGEGESTTPTKKTELLQ; this is translated from the exons GGTCTGGTGGGTGAAAAGTACGGCAGCATCCGAGTGCCGGGGGAGGTGGAGTCAGCGGAGTTTGAGATGATCTTGGATGCAGCTGTGGAGGCGGGGCTGGACACACACATCTTGGAAGAGTGGTACTGCAGGGATGAAAACTCTGTGCCACCCGCATACTACCTCAAACCCAAAGCCCAAATGCTCAAGAACTACCAGAACTCT ATGGAGTCCAGCAGCGCTGCCAAGACCAAGAATGACAAGGCCTGGAGGAATGTGTCGGAGGAGATCAAGAGGATCTTCCGAACAGCGGTGCTGCAGCTTCAGGAGAAGGGGACCATGAAGAGCGCTCAGGCCAAGAAATTCCTTTGCTCTG cCTTGGAGGATGAATTGGACTTCGCCCTTGGGAAACAAACTCCTGCCTTTCTCAGGAAATGTGTCTGTTACATTCGCAAGATCTCCAACTTCGACCGCTTCGCCAAAATCCCCGAGATGACCCGATACATGGACATCGTGGTGAGCGGCGACCGCATCATGCGCAACCAGGAAGCCTACGAGCGCCTTCTGAAGGTGCGGGACGAATTCATCCCCACAGTTGTTGCTGCCTCCAACCTCCGTGTCTACTCTTCGGTCACGCACTGCGACATGAAGCTCGGCTACTCCCAGGAAGTGGAGAGCCACTACGTAGAGGGTCTGTGTAAACAGTTCTACGAGGACATGGTGGATATCATCCAAGCCACGGTCCAGCAGAACTTTGACACGGAGACGGACCCGCTGTACGACGAGATCCTGCAGCACCTGTCCCTCTGTAAAAGCTACGCGGCACTCTACGAGTTCAAAGCCGAGTCATTGGATTACGTACAAGAGTACCTTATGCCGTCTAAGGGGAGCAGAATGAGCCCCATGGTGGTGTACGGGGGACCGTGCACTGGGAAGACGCTGCTGCTGTCTGAGGTGGCCAAACAG gCCTACACGTGGCTGCAGAAAGAGATGGGCCCTGAAACCGATCCAGTGGTCATCGTCCGTTTCATTGGCTCCAGCCAGCTCTCCACAGACCTACGCAGCCTCCTCCAGAGCATTTGTGAACAGATTGCAATAAACTACCGCTGCCTGATTCACTTTTTGCCTAACAAGATCCAGGAGATGAGGGAGCTCCTGATCAACCTTCTAGGGGAATCTTCATTCCACAGACCCTTGGTCATCGTCCTGGATGCCCTGGAGCAGCTCGCAGATGGCGACGAAGTTCGCAAGCTGTGGTGGCTCCCCGTACATCTGCCTCGGACAGTCCGCATTGTAGTCTCAACGTTGCCCAATAAACATGGCATCCTGCAAAAGCTCCGACAACTCATCCATGATGAGGGGTATTATGTGGAACTATGCCAGAGGGACCGCAAGGTCTGCAGCCAAACATTAAAACAGCAGCTGCTGGGGGTGAAGAGAAAGGTCACTTCAGGCCAGCAGATCTATGTCAATGAGGCGCTTGCCAAGTGTACATTGCCAATGTTTGTCAACCTCATCTACAGAGAAGTAGTTCATTGGAGGTCTCACAAAGATGTGGACGACAGGTCCCTGTGCTCCACAGTGCATGAGAGCATAGAACAGCTCTTCTACTCGGTGGAGAACAAGTTGGGCCAACGGTTTGTCTTTAGAGCATTAGGGTACATCACCATGGCCAAGGCTGGGCTAACTGAGGTGGAGCTGGAAGATATTCTGTCCCTTGATAATATCGTTCTTGGGGATGTCATTGTGGCAACATATCTCAAAAACCCCTTGAGAATCTCTTATGATTTGGTTGCAAGGCTCAAAGAGGAGCTGGACGGTTATCTGGTGGAACGACAGGTACGTAACGTCACCTTGATGGTTTGGGCCAACAGACACCTGCATCTCATTGCCCAGAAGCTGTATCTTAGCAACGAGGAGGATGTCCATCAAATGCACAGCCTCCTAGCAGAGTACTTCCTGGGGGCATGGTCAGGAGGCAGAAAGAAGATCTTCACTTATGATAACAACCATTTCACTTCCCTGAATATATCTCATCACAAAAACCCCCACCATCAGCAGGCCCATGAAAAAGCATCCTCTGACAAGTACTCTTATGACAGACAGACTCCAGAGCAGCCTTGGGTGTTCCAGTGTAATCTTTTGGAACCTGACATCTTCTTTGTCAACCATAGGAAGATGACAGAGCTGGTGTACCACCTAACCAGGAGTGGGCGCACTGATGACCTCATGTTTGGCGTCATCATGAACTTCAGCTGGCTGTACACAATGATCAAGATTGGCCAGTTTGAAAAGGCTTTAACAGACATTGACCTAGCTTACAGCTACACCCAAGAAAAAGAGTTGAAGTTCCTGGCCACCACTCTCCGTAGCATCAAGGTAAAAGTGCTGAAGAACCCAGCATCGCTGTCTGCAGAACTGCAACAAAGGCTTCTGCCTGTTGTCACCTCCCTCCCCAAGCTCAGACACCTCCTCCTGGAGTGTGACAAAGATGGCCCGAAGTACTGCTCCATTGTGCCTCTCCACTCCTCTATGGACGTCACCTACAGTCCAGAGAGGCTTCCTCTGTGCTCGAGCTACATGCAGATTGTGGAGATCTTGCCCACTCTTGCCCCAAACATAGTCCTTGTAGCCCTTGAAGATGGGTCTGTCAGCACCTGGGATGTTGAGAGCAGACAACTTCTAAGACAGATTGACACGGCCAGATCTGTTGTGCTGGGAATAAGACTAACCACTGATGAAAAGTATCTGGTCGTGGCCACAACCAAAAACACGCTGCTCATCTATGATAATCACAAGTCCTGCCTTTTATCCGAGGTTGAAATCAAGGGGTCCAAGCATGGTGGTGTCGCTGGTGGGGTGGCCTTCATCAATGGTTTTACGCTGTCCACCCATCATGCTTTGGCCTGGCTTGAGGCGAGTAAAGACGTCAACGTCATTGACCTACTCTACGGTTGGCCTCTCTACCAGTTCCATTGCTGGTATGAGGTGACTTGTGTCCAGTGCTCTCCAGATGGAATGTATGCCTTCTGTGGCCAGTACCTCAACACTGCATCCATCTTCCATCTGGGAAATGGGGACAAGTtggccactgtgacatcagagttTTCTGGGGGATTCGTCAAGTCCATTCTTGTTCTGGACACCCTTAACCAAATGGTGATGGTTGACAATGAAGGCAGTTTGTCAGTATGGAACACCAAAGAGATCACCAACCCACGTCTGATGGAGGATTACGATTGTAGAGGGGACGACAGTGAAGTGGTGGGCATTGAGTTATCCGAAGACCAACGCTCCATTCTCATTTGCAAAGCCAGAAGTATCGAGGTCCTGGACacaaaagtatggaaaatggtGGAGAAGTTTAAGGCAAAACGCACTGAACGCTTTGTCGCTGCTGTTCTCTCCAAGAACGGACAAAGCATTGTTGCCTCCATGGAAAACAcctcctccatctttgtttggaGAAGGGACAGTGGACAGTGCATGGCCAGCCTCATTGAGATCTCAGGGGCTATTGTCAAACTCATCAAATCCGCCCACCACAACCTGCTCCTTTCTGTTGCCAGCAGTGGAGTGCTATCTGTTTGGGACATTGACATAATCACCGCAATGTCCAATATCGACAAAACAGGCAAGAAGATCCAGACCTTGCAGCTGTCTGGCAGAGAGGATTATGTGTTTACCATGGACGGTTCAGAAGCTGTCCACAAGTGGAACTTCAGCACTGGTTTTATCGAGACAGTCTTTAAGCACGAGGGCATAGTGGAGAACTGTGTCCTAACCTCCTCAGGGGATCTCATGGTGACTTCAGACGACAAGTCCAGTCAGTACATCTGGCAAACCAACACCGGAGAAAACATCTTCCGCATCAATGGACAGAGAATATCACAGCTGCTAATCACCCACAATGACCAGTTCGTGGTGTCCCTCTGTGAGCAGAACGCCTCCAGAGTCTGGAGGCTCGGGACTGGGCACAAAGTGTGCAACATCTTAGTCACCCTCCAGAACGCACTCATCACTACAGCAAACACTTTTCTCGTGGGAACCTCCAAAAACAAGCTCCTCGCCGTCAGCCTGTGGTCGGGCAGCGTATCCAAGAAATTTGTCTGTGATGATGGCATTACCATCGTCAACTTCAAGCTCATTCCTGACTGTCCCGACTGCGTGGTGTTCATCACATCCACAGAGACCGTCTTCATCTGGAGCGTGGCAGACGAGTCCGTTTGCAGGCGAGTCCAGCTGCCCACCAATTTCCTTAAAAATCTAGAGGACTTCCAGATCTCGCCCAATGGAAAACTGGGAATAGTCTCCAAGGGTGATGAAAATATTAATGTCCTCGATCTTCACAGTGGGAAGTTGAGGCTTGTCCACGCCGCCGGTATTATTTGGCGTCAGAAATTATCAAGAGATGGACGTTATCTGGTGTACGTCTGTTTCCGGAACTGTGATGAAGACGACGATGCTGGCGTTGTGTCCAATCTGATCGTGATGCGCCTCGCTGATGGCAAGAGCATTGGCACATGCTCCCTCTACAAGACGCCCaccttcctgtctctctcccagcGAGCACTAAACATCATCATTGGCTTCGAGGATGGCAGCATCGGCACATACACAGTCGTGGATCGTGTGGATGCTGCCCTCAAGATAAAGATAGCCACCTCCAACAGCCGACAGATTGTCAACAATGCCTCGCAGAAGGTGCGGCCCAAATGCGGCAATCATTCCTTTAAGACCGTTGCCGACTGCATTTGGAGGGAGTCAACTGAGGTCTTCTCCAGGGACAGCCCTATAAACGTGTCTGACTCCGGTGAAGGTGAGTCGACCACGCCTACAAAAAAGACTGAACTGCTGCAGTGA